TCGACCTCTGGAACAGCGTCGAGGCCGACGCCATCCTCATGGACCGCGAGAACGGCATCTTCGCCGACCCCTCGAAGGTCCACCTGATCAACCACGTCGGCAAGCACTTCAAGGTGCGCGGACCGCTGCCCTGCCTGCCCTCGCGCCAGGGGAGGCCGGTCGTCATCCAGGCCGGCCAGTCGGACGACGGCATGAACCTCGCGGCCAAGCACGCCGACATGCAGTTCGTCTCGCGCCGCACCAACAAGAGCATCGCCGCCCACCGCGCCGTTCTCGACGACCTGACCGTCAAGCACGGACGCAAGCCGCGCGACCTCGGCGTCTTCTGGCAGGTGAGGGTGGTGGCGGGCGACACCCGCGAGGACGCCATCCGCAAGGAGCGCCGCTTCCTCGAGACCCTGCCGCCCAACGCCGGCCTGATCGAACTGTCCTTCCAGTTCGGCTTCGACTTTTCCAGGCTCGACGGCAAGATGAAGCTCGTCGACATGGTCGACCTGATCAAGTCGCAGAAGACCTATTGGGGACCTTTCCAGGAATTGCTCAACACCGAGGATCCCGACACCGAGATCGAGGATCTCGGCCGGCGCTGGATCACCGAGCGCTCGAACTTCGTCGTCGGCAGCGTCAAGGAAGTGGCCGACCACATCGAGGGCGTGCACGAGGCCGGCGGCCGCAACGGCGGCATCATCCTGACCAAGAGCTACGCCGCGCCCGGCGCGCTGCGCGACTTCTGCGAACTCGTCGTCCCGGAACTCCAGCGCCGCGGCCTGATGCGCACGAAGTACACCCACGACACCTTGCGGGGGAATTTGAACAGCTGACGGGCGGGACGGTCGCCGACGCATGGATCGAAAGCCGCCGCGGGGCGCTGCGTCCCCGTTCCGCGGGTATCGGGGAGATCGACGTGCGGGAGACGGATGCCCCACCGAGGGCCGGGCGGTTGCGACGGCGGTCGCCTGGTGGAGACCTTGCGCCCGTCGTCCCCCGTTCGCGTGCGATGGGGCGCGCGCCGTGGCGGTGCGTGTCCGGCCCGGTCTGAAGCATGTCTCCCGGGAGTGGGGCCCCGGTTTTGGGGTGAAAGACATGCGCGAAAACAAGGACCTGAAGCGTGCGGCGCAAATCTGAAGGATGGCGACACGCTTAGCGGCAGACCTCGTGCGTGCCGGGAACCGGAGCGCCGTCGCCGCAGATGATGCCGCCCCACTGGAACCCGGTCTGGCCCCGGTAACGGATGCGGAACCACGGATAGCCGTTCATCATCACGCCGGTATTCTCCAGAAGCTCGATCGGTTCGCGCTCGGCCAGGCTCGCCAGCCTTGCGTTCTCCATGCCCGGTCCCGACCGGACGACTCCGCCCCACGATGCGGCGGGACCGAACGATCCCCCGCCGCCGGTCGGGGCTGCCGCGACCCGGCGCGGCGGCGAGACGACCTCGGGCGGGACCACCACCCCGGCGGAACTTTGACCCTGCGGCGCAGGGCCGCCG
The nucleotide sequence above comes from Aquibium microcysteis. Encoded proteins:
- a CDS encoding NtaA/DmoA family FMN-dependent monooxygenase (This protein belongs to a clade of FMN-dependent monooxygenases, within a broader family of flavin-dependent oxidoreductases, the luciferase-like monooxygenase (LMM) family, some of whose members use coenzyme F420 rather than FMN.): MCESESIHLAIDSSFIHTDHLWCTPGSWMNYDYYGPSFYEDLARIAQRGFFDMIFFGDAAETPENFGDGYATPLREGYRWPKHDMMPMISLMAKAAPNLGFGITMSTTYHHPFHVARLFSSLDHVTGGRVGWNAVTSAYKNEAANWGFDTMLPPDERYDIAREHLQVVIDLWNSVEADAILMDRENGIFADPSKVHLINHVGKHFKVRGPLPCLPSRQGRPVVIQAGQSDDGMNLAAKHADMQFVSRRTNKSIAAHRAVLDDLTVKHGRKPRDLGVFWQVRVVAGDTREDAIRKERRFLETLPPNAGLIELSFQFGFDFSRLDGKMKLVDMVDLIKSQKTYWGPFQELLNTEDPDTEIEDLGRRWITERSNFVVGSVKEVADHIEGVHEAGGRNGGIILTKSYAAPGALRDFCELVVPELQRRGLMRTKYTHDTLRGNLNS